CTCACATAACTCAAAGGACTCAAAATCCAATGTTTTCCATAAGCCATCTCTGAAAGTGCTCAGCAGAAATCTAAAAATTGATAATAGCCTTCTCAAGATTTGCAATTGCCCCTTGGAATCTTCAATTTCGAACAGGCTGCCTAGGAAGCTTAGTGACCCTTGTGCTTCTCCTTTCTCCTCTGGAGATTCTAGCATGGATGAATTCCTTCAGTTGGCAGAAATTCCTTCTCCTAGAATGTGTTACCGTCTTGTCGCAAGCAAGCAAATGGTAGGCATTTTTCTTTCAGTTTGGGCCAGAAAAGAGTTGGTGCAACACATTGGCCATCTCAGAATCTCCTGCATTGGAAGAGGAATCATGGGTTATCTTGGCAATAAGGTTGGTTTAACTTGATCATTACTCTTCTCCTTGCCTTGCCCTGCTGTCTTTGGTTGGTTAATGATGGACTGTATCTCGAAATATTTTATCAGACAAATTATTAGTTTATCATCCTAAGACTAGCTAGAAATCCCTTAAACTATTCCTAGGATTAAACAAACCTTACTGATGTCGACACTGCCATGTATATAAAATTGCACTTGGCGCATGGGACTTTCTCCGACACAATTCTTCAATCTAGGTGCTGACAAGCAATTCCTCTTGCTTAAATTAATGAGACTGCTACAACCCTCAGGGAAAGAAGATAAAGAGAATGAAAAGAGCTAGAGTCGAACCAAAGTATTccttaagaaaaaaaaaacttactgTTCATTCATCATTAATATTGGTCTAATTCTTGCTTTGATGAGGTGCACCTTCAATAGCGGTGAAAGACAAACCCAACTAGTCAATACTAGAATTATGTTCGGTTCAATAAGAGTTCCTTCGAATTTAATTGGCCAACTAATTAAGTCAAATATAAACAGTATATTGTGTtttgtaaaattttaaattaactCAAGTTTGGTTCAATTAGCATTTATCTTaaaatttacatatcaaaaaTTCAACCTGCTTGAACCCGACTCGAATTTGGCTTTACAAAAACTCATTTTAGTTTGATTTGAtacaaaaacaaactaaacttGAATACAATTTCAAATTCGTTGAAGTAAACAAACAAGTATAAGTTCTACAATATTCAATTTAGTTGGACACTTTTACACCCCTGGCCATCTATTTTCCTTATGCGGGCACTCGAAAAAATGGTTCATAGGATTAATTTAAGGGATACCAGCCCAATTTTTTAACTGTGGATATACACAATTGCATGGTAAAACAGTACTCTTGAGTACTTTTTTTGTACTTTACTGCAGGGCTGTATATCAGTAAGCTTGTCATTGCACCAAACAAGCTTATGCTTTGTCTGCAGTCACTTGGCTTCTGGGGAAAAGGAAGGAGATGAACTCAGAAGGAATGCTGATGTAGCTGAAATTCTAAAGAGTACGCAATTCCCCAGGATTTGCAAAAATCCAATTCGTCAAATTCCAGAAAGAATTATTGACCACGAGTAAGTCaatatagaagaaaatatatttttctagcCATAATCTTTTGCGGATTTTCATCCAAAATTTTGACTTTGGAACTTGCATTTTCAGCCGCATTATCTGGCTTGGAGACTTGAATTACCGGGTGTCTTTAAGCTACGAAAAAACCAGACTGCTGTTAGAGGACAATGACTGGGATTCCCTTCTGGAAAGGGATCAGGTTGGTAGCCTCAGAAATTGCTAGTCTAGTTTAGAAATGGAGATATTGATTGAAAGAGACCTTAATTTCACTTAGTCAACAGTTTAGTTCTGAATTGGagatttttgtttgaaatagaCTTAGGTTTCACGAAGTCAACTAGACACCTAATATGGCATTGAGGCCTAAAACCACAGTATCTTAACATGATATTGACTCATTAGCTATGCCACCACTCCAGCGATGTATCAAGACTCGTTACGATCGCAGGTTTCTGACAACTGTATTGCTTAGATATGTTTTTACACGTAGGTGATTAAGGTGCATGAATTGTATAATTACTTAATAATGCTCAATTTTCATGGCAACTGTATCTAATTAACCTACAAGCTCTAGAAATATGCAGCTTGGAAATTTGGACATCCAAATTTGAGAAAGAAACAATATACCACagctaagaaaaagaaaataaaacatcTAAAAGCAAATTTTTCATTTCGAATTCTAGGAGTTTATAGGGTTTTACTAATGTATTAGCTCTTGAACTCGTTGAACATGTCCAAATTCCACTAATATATCTGAGAAAGGGGCAAGCAAGAGATGCATGCAACAATAGAAATAAAGTTCTAGCAAAACTGGAATaaggaaatagaagaagattGTGAGCATTAGTTGCATTATTGGCGATTGTTAGACACTTTCTTTTCTGTTAGAGTTCTTTCAAGTTTTACTAATCTAATTAGGCAAAGCTGGCTTTAGCCTGGAAGTTTTGTGTcatatttttctgattttaaacTCTCATTTATATTTAGTTGACTGACAAGGTCTTAACTTACTGGAGCACAGCTAAACATGGAGAGAGAAGCAGGCAGGGTATTTAGTGGTTTTCATGAAGGGAAGATCTTCTTTGCTCCAACTTACAAGTACTCACACAACTCTGATTCCTACGCTGGAGAGACTgtaaaatctaagaaaaagaGGCGAACCCCAGCATGGTTTGTATCCTTCCCATTTTTCCTTCGCATTTAAAAACAAATAATGGCATAAAAGAATTTGATGACACATCAAATCAGCATTTTCTTGATTTCTAGATTTATGGACTTCAGGTGTGATAGAATATTGTGGCGTGGAGATGGGATTGAGCAGTTATCTTATATTCGGGGAGAATCCAGATTTTCAGATCATAGACCTGTATGTGCTGTATTTGCTGTAGAGGTGGAGATGAAGAACAAGCAAGCAAAGTTTAGGAAGGGCTTTTCATGCACAGGCTCAAGATTGGGCTTTGAAGACTGTATACCTATGAGGCATAGCTTTTATGACTCACCTCAATTGTAATATCTGGTAGATTTTTAGGTTCTTGGGAAATTGTAAGGCAAAAGCTTCGTATGATATACTCCTACAAGCATAAGTTGATAGTCAATGATCCAATGTAAAGAATAGATTAAAAGATACTTGGGAATATTTATCATCCAAATATGTGACCAAGTAAAAACAAACCTTCAAAGATTAAAGCGAATAACAAAGCAAGAAACTTATGAAGTAGGAGAAAAAGGTACACAAAATATGTaataaagaaagagaaacaCCAACAGTGTAACACTAAAATAAGTCTTGCAGCACAGGGCTGTAATATGACCAGAAGCTGAAAATGACCACTTGTACTTAATGATATGACAAATCCCAAATCGAAGTTGCATTTTCTTGTGGAACTGGACTTTCTTCTGATGGAATCAAATTTAAGTCCATGTTTCCATATGCATCATGATCCAAAGGAAGCTGTCCAATTTCATCATGATACGTATCCATCCAATCATGTTGGCTGGTCACCCCATGATGATCATCATTAACCATTACTTGATCTGCTGTGAACAATACTTGTCCTTCAGGAAATGGTTGATGGTAGATTGAAAGACCAACCGGAAATGAATTAGATTCTTGAGATTTAATGTCTGCATCATTCTTTTCACCATCACTCTTGCGGTAAATGCATGTTTTTTCATGCTCAGACCTAGAATTCTTGTCTGAAAATCCAGAACTTAGATTACTTTGTGGACAATCAGAGTTCTGGCAAGCAAGCAAACTATCCAAAATCACCTCACATTCAAACATGCACTTCCTTTTCTCACTTGCTGCTACACTTGCCAAATTAAGGCCctcctccttttccttttcttgatcatcTTGCTCGGATGGTGAAATCTTCAGTGCTTTCTCAGTCAATTTCGAAAGGGCTTCCTCTTGATCAACAATTCTGGACCAAGTAGAAGTATCTCTGGCTGTCATTTTATCTTGCAAGCATTTAGACTGCCTCACCAACCTCCTCAATCGGTTAAAATCTGGAGCCATATGCTTAATATATAACAGAAGCCAAAACGCTCACCTTCCATGCCTTTTTAAGGTCATGAGGCTTCTTATACGGTGGTGCGCCTTGTTCTTGCGCCATCCCCTGATCACCCCACCAGAGTTCCTTCCCGGTAGGCCACCACGGCGGTGGCAAACCATTCTCTAACGGAAACCGCCGCTGGGGAGGAACGCAGTGTTGCATAAGAGCTGAAAGAAGTGAGCCTAAAATAGTATCTGGTATACCTTGAAGAAGATACAAAAGCGAATTTGGATCAACTCCACCTTCTTGAATAATTTTAGGCAAGAATTCGGCTATGGCAACTGGAGCCATTTGATCAAACTTGACCTTACCTTTCCACCATTCGCGCAAACTGTCAGATGAGCCAGTCATAGCTTTGCCCTTCTCTGGAACAATCCCATCAACAAACCCTTGAGCATTGCAGACTTCCATAATCTTCACCATATACTTAAGAATTGAATCTTGAGCTCTtgacattttcttccttcttgacaTATCTTCTTTAGCTTGGGATTCAGCTAGCAGCCTTTCATTTTCCATCATCcttttcagcttttccatcgTCAGCCGATCCTTCCACATCCGTTTCTTGAGATCATCATAGCTAATCTCTTCAACTTCATCTTCCTCTTGATCAATTTCTGCGTTTGCTGGGCTGAGAGGATCATCCTCTTCTTCATGAAACTCTACCATGTTTGAAATATTTTTGAGTTAATGAACAATTACATGTGTGATTGAAATAGATGCATGTATCGAGAAAAGGGTTTTAGCTGGATGCATAAATATTGATGAACTATGGCGGTGAATACTGACCTAATGTTGCAGTGTCGGCCACGAATTGAAGGGGTAGAAGACAAATTGGCTCTCCAAGATTTGAAAGGAAAGTTTGTACATAGTTTGATTTCAGAACTTCAGGAAGTGAGGTGAGCAGTTGATGAAATTGAGGAATGTGATGCAAGTGTTAACGTATCCTACGACAATGTTAATTTTCAGCCTGCATGCATATATGGGACACATGGTTTTGGTGCTTACTCAGACCAATTAACTAAGCTCAAACGTCCGCCTCATAAGTATCACTACCGTCTCTTCCAAGATTAATGTGGATAACTCCATTCATATAGAAATGATTGCAAGAAACAGGAACGGTTGCGCTGGCAATCGTAGACGTGATTCAGATTTGCGATTCAGATTGAGCCACGTTATTTGATCTGATTTAAACAGTTTATtttaaaaagatttttttttaaaaaaagcaattttaggGTCCAAAATTTGATGCTGGAGCTATTTCTCAAGGTTAGGGACAAAGCAAATCACCCATTTATTGTATGTATCTAACCCCCGCATGAAAACTGGTAACATCGCCGGTGATGTACAGAGCGGGTGAAAAGACTTGAGTAGTGGCTTTACCCCATGGACTACAAGCTCAATAGCCCAAGTTAAAATTGGGCTAGGCTCAATGAAGCTCATTTGTTGATGACAAGAtgatttcttttttccccttcttcaATTAAGACAGAACAACATGCAAGAAATTATCAACAAGAAGTCCGCAAGACCAGATTTACTGTTAGGGACATTAACTGAGTCTATTGTTAAAATAACTCTTCTTCTAAAATATACACCCAAAGTAatctaattttaaaaattattatctttataattctttttttgCCACATAGGTTGCATGGATGGCAGAATAGAAATAGAGGCACActctatctttcttttttatctaATCTCTATCCTGATTCTCTCTCTGAACTTTtttctttagttattttttttcttgtcaaaaGTAATTCTAAAAAgccaatatttatattaatagaATCTAAAACTTCACTATCATTCCTGATATTGTATTCGTGGATGAAAATATTCTTCCC
This sequence is a window from Coffea eugenioides isolate CCC68of chromosome 7, Ceug_1.0, whole genome shotgun sequence. Protein-coding genes within it:
- the LOC113776752 gene encoding type I inositol polyphosphate 5-phosphatase 5; amino-acid sequence: MAPSTIVQDIRIFVGTWNVGGKTPDPGLNLEHFLQVEGSSDIYVLGFQEIVPLSAGNVLVSEDNEPAVKWLALISQALNKSYHEYMDSFSEGSNSKHSHNSKDSKSNVFHKPSLKVLSRNLKIDNSLLKICNCPLESSISNRLPRKLSDPCASPFSSGDSSMDEFLQLAEIPSPRMCYRLVASKQMVGIFLSVWARKELVQHIGHLRISCIGRGIMGYLGNKGCISVSLSLHQTSLCFVCSHLASGEKEGDELRRNADVAEILKSTQFPRICKNPIRQIPERIIDHDRIIWLGDLNYRVSLSYEKTRLLLEDNDWDSLLERDQLNMEREAGRVFSGFHEGKIFFAPTYKYSHNSDSYAGETVKSKKKRRTPAWCDRILWRGDGIEQLSYIRGESRFSDHRPVCAVFAVEVEMKNKQAKFRKGFSCTGSRLGFEDCIPMRHSFYDSPQL
- the LOC113776753 gene encoding LOW QUALITY PROTEIN: putative ETHYLENE INSENSITIVE 3-like 4 protein (The sequence of the model RefSeq protein was modified relative to this genomic sequence to represent the inferred CDS: deleted 1 base in 1 codon) encodes the protein MVEFHEEEDDPLSPANAEIDQEEDEVEEISYDDLKKRMWKDRLTMEKLKRMMENERLLAESQAKEDMSRRKKMSRAQDSILKYMVKIMEVCNAQGFVDGIVPEKGKAMTGSSDSLREWWKGKVKFDQMAPVAIAEFLPKIIQEGGVDPNSLLYLLQGIPDTILGSLLSALMQHCVPPQRRFPLENGLPPPWWPTGKELWWGDQGMAQEQGAPPYKKPHDLKKAWKVSVLASVIIKHMAPDFNRLRRLVRQSKCLQDKMTARDTSTWSRIVDQEEALSKLTEKALKISPSEQDDQEKEKEEGLNLASVAASEKRKCMFECEVILDSLLACQNSDCPQSNLSSGFSDKNSRSEHEKTCIYRKSDGEKNDADIKSQESNSFPVGLSIYHQPFPEGQVLFTADQVMVNDDHHGVTSQHDWMDTYHDEIGQLPLDHDAYGNMDLNLIPSEESPVPQENATSIWDLSYH